AAAAAATCTCTGACTTTATCATTGATAAAGTAAATAAAGAGGTCTTTATAGATGATTACCAAATTGATTTAACCAAGATAGAGTATGAGATATTTCTATTCTTATGTGAAAATATAAATAAAGTCTCTTCAAGAGAACAAATAGTAAATGCAACTTCTTTAAGTGAAGACACAAAAAACAGAACTATAGATATGCATATCTCTAATATTAGACAAAAAATTGGTGATGACTCAAAACTTCCTAAATATATAAAATCTATTTGGGGCATTGGTTATAAGTTTGTAGGTTAAGATGTCTATATTAAAGAAAATCTCAATTTTATTTATCATAAGTCTTACTCTTATGTCTGTTATTGGTATCTGGACTGATAATATCAACTCAAAAAGAGTAGATAGTTTAATAAAAGAGAAGTATGTAAAAATAGCAAATGAAATACTTGAAAATTTTGATAATAAACAAAAAATAGAACAAATCTTAGAAAAACATCATCTAAAACCTTTAGAGATAAAACCTAAAAATAATGAAGTATTCTTTTATAAAGAGTTTACCTTTGGTTATATCTCTATTGAAAAAAGAAGTTTTGAAGATGAGTTTATTTTAGAGATAAACTATTTAGATGAAAACTATCTATTAAAAACTCAAGATGAAGAAAATTTAAAAGATAAAATGATTTTAAATGCCCTAGTTTTTTTAGATATTTTTGTTTTAATCTTAATCTTTTTATATCTAATCAAACTATTAAGCCCTTTAAAAAATATAAGCTCAGAGATAACAAAATTTGCAAATGGAGATTTATCTAGAAGATTAGATATAAAATCAAAAGATGAAATAGGACAACTAAGCCAAGCTTTTAATAAAATGGCTTCATCCCTAGAAGAGTTAATAAAAACTAGACAAGAGCTTTTAAAAGATATAGGACATGAATTAAGAACTCCTATTGCAAAAGGAAAATTTGCTATAGAAAAGATTGAAGACTTTTCTCAAAAAGAGCTTTTAAAAAAGATATTTAAAGATTTAGAAACTTTAACAAATGAACTAATTGAATTGGAAAAACTAAACTCTAAAGAGTTAGAATTATCTACTTTTGATATGGAAACTTTAATTGTTCAAGCTCTAAATAGATTATATATTGAAGATGAAAATTTAATTAATATTGACATAAAAGAGAATTTTAAAATAACTGCTGATTTACACTATCTCTCAATGGCACTTAAAAATCTAGTAGATAATGCAATAAAATATGCTACTTCATATCCTATAGAGATTAAAGTAAATAACCAAGAGATACAAATAATAAATAGTGCAAAAAAACTAAGCAAAGATTTTGAATATTATTTAAAACCTTTTACTCAAGAACTTTCTCAAAGAGATGGTTTTGGATTAGGTTTAAGTATTGTAAAAAAAGTTGTAAAAAAACATAAATACCAACTTCTACACAAATATGAAGAGAATAAAATCTATTTTATAATTAAATTTAATAGTTAAGTACACTTTTTGTATAATTCAAAAATTTTTTAGTTATAAAGGCATTAAATGACTCCTTTAGAAATTGCTGATATTATTGGTATTGTCTCTTTTGCACTTAGTGGTTTTTTAATTGCTGTTCATTATAAACTTGATATTTTAGGTGTTTTTATCTCTGCTTTTTTAACTGCCCTTGGGGGAGGAATGATAAGAGATGTTATTGCCAATAAAACACCCTATGTTTTAAGTGATAATCTTCCTATTATTTTAGTTAGTACTACTCTATTTTTAGCATTTATTTTTAAACTTCATAAAACAACTGATTTAGAAGGAAAAACTTGGTTTATTGTTTCAGATGCTATAGGTTTAGTATCTTTTGCTATAACCGGTGCTCTTATTGGAATAAAAGCTGATTTCAACTTCTTAGGTGTATTAATGCTTGCATTTTTAACAGCTGTAGGGGGAGGAACTATCAGAGATATTTTAATAAACAAAGTTCCCTCAATTTTAGTTTCTGAGTTTTATGGAACTGTTGCTATTATAATTGGACTTATAACCTATTTTTTACATTTAGGAAATTATGTTTCAATTGTTACATTAACAATAACTTTTATTTTTGGAGTAACACTAAGACTTCTTGCCTATTACAAAAAATGGAGTTTACCTAAACTATAAAGAGTTTACTACTTCATTTCTTCCATGTTTTTTTGCAAGATAGAGTAAATCATCAGCTCTTTGAAGAGTTATTGATATATTTTCATCATTCTCTTTATTTAGTGTTGCCACACCAAAACTAGCTGTTATATCTATCTCTTTATCTCCAACTTTAATAATTGTATCTTCAATAATTACTCTTATTTTTTCAGCAATTACTGTAGCTTCAGTTAAAGAAGCATTATTTAATAACATAACAAACTCTTCTCCACCAAATCTTGAAACTATATCACTCTTTCTAATATTACTTCTTAAAATATTTGCAACAGTTATTAAAGCTTCATCACCTACAGTATGTCCAAAAGTATCATTGA
This sequence is a window from Halarcobacter bivalviorum. Protein-coding genes within it:
- a CDS encoding ArsS family sensor histidine kinase, which translates into the protein MSILKKISILFIISLTLMSVIGIWTDNINSKRVDSLIKEKYVKIANEILENFDNKQKIEQILEKHHLKPLEIKPKNNEVFFYKEFTFGYISIEKRSFEDEFILEINYLDENYLLKTQDEENLKDKMILNALVFLDIFVLILIFLYLIKLLSPLKNISSEITKFANGDLSRRLDIKSKDEIGQLSQAFNKMASSLEELIKTRQELLKDIGHELRTPIAKGKFAIEKIEDFSQKELLKKIFKDLETLTNELIELEKLNSKELELSTFDMETLIVQALNRLYIEDENLINIDIKENFKITADLHYLSMALKNLVDNAIKYATSYPIEIKVNNQEIQIINSAKKLSKDFEYYLKPFTQELSQRDGFGLGLSIVKKVVKKHKYQLLHKYEENKIYFIIKFNS
- a CDS encoding trimeric intracellular cation channel family protein; the encoded protein is MTPLEIADIIGIVSFALSGFLIAVHYKLDILGVFISAFLTALGGGMIRDVIANKTPYVLSDNLPIILVSTTLFLAFIFKLHKTTDLEGKTWFIVSDAIGLVSFAITGALIGIKADFNFLGVLMLAFLTAVGGGTIRDILINKVPSILVSEFYGTVAIIIGLITYFLHLGNYVSIVTLTITFIFGVTLRLLAYYKKWSLPKL